From a region of the Azospirillum formosense genome:
- a CDS encoding DUF3576 domain-containing protein, whose protein sequence is MRRSRVLRLAPVVLAASLAVAGCSSWGGQTETVDEQIKKEYKFGSLLGTDGGFSLFGKNKRNGAEQGDPNGIGVNSFLWRASLDTLSFMPIVSADPFGGVILTDWYTPPDTPNERFKVNLYIMDRQLRADGVRVSVFKQQRAGSDWRDSAVGPETATTLEDAVLTRARQIRVAQQAAAR, encoded by the coding sequence ATGCGCCGTTCCCGTGTCCTTCGCCTTGCCCCCGTCGTGCTCGCGGCGTCGCTCGCCGTGGCCGGTTGCTCCAGCTGGGGCGGCCAGACGGAAACCGTCGACGAGCAGATCAAGAAGGAATACAAGTTCGGCAGCCTCCTCGGCACCGACGGCGGCTTCAGCCTGTTCGGCAAGAACAAGCGCAACGGCGCCGAGCAGGGCGACCCCAACGGCATCGGCGTCAACAGCTTCCTGTGGCGCGCCTCGCTGGACACGCTGTCCTTCATGCCGATCGTCTCCGCCGATCCGTTCGGCGGCGTCATCCTGACCGACTGGTACACGCCGCCGGACACCCCGAACGAGCGCTTCAAGGTCAACCTGTACATCATGGACCGCCAGCTCCGCGCCGACGGCGTGCGGGTGTCGGTGTTCAAGCAGCAGCGCGCCGGTTCGGACTGGCGCGACAGCGCGGTCGGGCCGGAGACGGCGACGACGCTGGAGGACGCGGTGCTGACCCGCGCCCGCCAGATCCGCGTCGCCCAGCAGGCGGCGGCGCGCTGA
- the lptE gene encoding LPS assembly lipoprotein LptE, producing MSSSDLNTGNGCGGNGRGGKAGVRRRGLLALALLAPAVLATAACGFQPMYGTLGSNSIGAAELQQVDIGVIRDRNGQKLRNLLIDRFYADGRPASPRYRLETTLTASEQKLSLQKDATATRAQLVVNAPYLLIDAATGKILFQANARSYISYNVLEQQYGALVTVENAYDRALLEISNEITTRVAAELGRKS from the coding sequence ATGTCGTCGTCTGACCTCAACACCGGCAACGGCTGTGGCGGCAACGGCCGTGGCGGGAAGGCCGGAGTCCGGCGGCGGGGGCTTCTCGCCCTCGCCCTGCTGGCACCGGCGGTCCTCGCCACCGCGGCCTGCGGTTTCCAGCCGATGTACGGGACTCTCGGGTCGAACAGCATCGGCGCCGCCGAGCTTCAGCAGGTCGACATCGGGGTGATCCGCGACCGGAACGGCCAGAAGCTGCGCAATCTCCTGATCGACCGCTTCTATGCCGACGGCCGCCCGGCCAGCCCGCGCTACCGGCTGGAGACGACGCTGACCGCGTCGGAGCAGAAGCTGTCCCTCCAGAAGGACGCGACGGCCACCCGCGCCCAGCTCGTCGTGAACGCCCCCTATCTGCTCATCGACGCGGCGACGGGAAAGATCCTGTTCCAGGCCAACGCGCGCTCCTACATCAGCTACAACGTGCTGGAGCAGCAGTACGGCGCTTTGGTCACGGTCGAGAACGCCTACGACCGCGCTCTTCTGGAAATCTCCAACGAGATCACCACCCGCGTGGCCGCCGAACTCGGCCGCAAGTCCTGA
- a CDS encoding porin: MKRSLVTGCAAVAIIACSGVASAQTKFEVKIGGDAFFQGAYVNQDRDQDTRSTEFANRFRVIVTPVATADNGLEYGGRVRMRAANGASNVRTMDADRAFIFVNSGFGTLQAGTINGLSDEFGIIGPNVEGIAGGPDNNTVEFLNGSSTYGLLPTTTNNFRALASGDVGTKIIYLTPTIAGFQGGVSYTPRTGDSHTSINRRQDNGGFQDVVEVGGTYANEFGGFSVAASAFYQFGDAVNDGTGAGATRFEKLSSVHAGLNVGYGNFKIGGSYAYSGDSGYDKSLTTKEKQDIWIVGAQYTAGPFILAANYSHSRGNDVETATTPAKADLYQGGVTYTVAPGLTTGLEYSYLDLKTDAVGLDDRAHIIMIDTRLAF; the protein is encoded by the coding sequence ATGAAGCGTTCTCTTGTTACGGGCTGCGCAGCCGTCGCGATCATCGCCTGCAGCGGCGTGGCTTCCGCCCAGACCAAGTTCGAGGTCAAGATCGGCGGCGACGCGTTCTTCCAGGGCGCCTACGTCAACCAGGATCGTGACCAGGACACCCGCTCGACGGAGTTCGCCAACCGTTTCCGCGTGATCGTCACGCCGGTCGCCACGGCCGACAACGGGCTGGAGTATGGTGGCCGCGTCCGTATGCGCGCCGCCAACGGCGCCAGCAACGTCCGCACCATGGACGCCGACCGTGCCTTCATCTTCGTGAACAGCGGCTTCGGCACCCTGCAAGCCGGCACGATCAACGGCCTGTCGGACGAATTCGGCATCATCGGCCCGAACGTCGAAGGCATTGCCGGCGGTCCGGACAACAACACGGTGGAATTCCTCAACGGCTCGTCGACCTACGGCCTGCTGCCGACCACCACCAACAACTTCCGTGCCCTCGCCTCGGGCGACGTCGGCACCAAGATCATCTACCTCACTCCGACCATCGCCGGCTTCCAGGGCGGCGTCTCCTACACGCCGCGCACCGGCGACTCGCACACCTCGATCAACCGCCGCCAGGACAACGGCGGCTTCCAGGACGTCGTCGAGGTCGGCGGCACCTACGCCAACGAGTTCGGCGGCTTCAGCGTGGCGGCCAGCGCCTTCTACCAGTTCGGCGATGCCGTCAACGACGGCACCGGCGCCGGCGCCACCCGCTTCGAGAAGCTCAGCTCGGTCCATGCCGGCCTGAACGTCGGCTACGGCAACTTCAAGATCGGCGGCAGCTACGCCTACAGCGGCGACAGCGGTTACGACAAGTCGCTGACCACGAAGGAGAAGCAGGACATCTGGATCGTCGGTGCCCAGTACACCGCCGGCCCGTTCATCCTCGCCGCCAACTACTCGCATTCGCGTGGCAACGACGTCGAGACCGCGACGACTCCGGCCAAGGCGGACCTCTACCAGGGCGGCGTGACCTACACCGTCGCGCCGGGCCTGACGACGGGTCTGGAGTACAGCTACCTCGATCTGAAGACCGATGCCGTCGGCCTCGACGACCGCGCGCACATCATCATGATCGACACCCGCCTGGCCTTCTGA
- a CDS encoding porin: MNRYLLAGCAAAALALGAGAANAQAKFEVKVGGDAYFEGGYVNEDRDQGARSVDFRNRFRVIVTPTAKADNGLEYGGRIRMRANSGANNARTMDADRGYIFAQGAFGQVQMGVTNSFNDATYITAPQDYLQLGIYDGVTAWIGQTTDIAGGLGGLNGSILNQSLVVENNATKIVYFSPRFAGLQVGASYTPRNDDSHASVNRADLTPVAATGRGFSTTFEDLVEVGANYSNTFGGVSLKASAGYYWGNAAGTTTVGASVEDLNAWQVGAQVGYAGFSLGGSYTDFGESGQIQTATSDNEKSRLWVVGAQYTAGPIVVGANYKNGKDAGSLYTPGSRKIEVYEFGAGYTVAPGLTLQAQYDYFKADSDLSTAANDLDNDGHVVLLRTVLAF, from the coding sequence ATGAACCGTTATCTGCTCGCGGGCTGCGCCGCTGCCGCTCTGGCTCTGGGTGCCGGCGCTGCCAACGCTCAGGCCAAGTTTGAAGTCAAGGTCGGCGGCGACGCCTACTTCGAAGGCGGCTACGTCAACGAAGACCGCGACCAGGGCGCCCGTTCGGTTGACTTCCGCAACCGCTTCCGCGTCATCGTGACCCCGACCGCCAAGGCCGACAACGGCCTGGAGTACGGCGGCCGCATCCGTATGCGCGCCAACTCGGGCGCCAACAACGCCCGCACGATGGACGCCGACCGCGGCTACATCTTCGCGCAGGGCGCGTTCGGTCAGGTCCAGATGGGCGTGACCAACTCCTTCAACGACGCCACCTACATCACCGCTCCGCAGGATTACCTGCAGCTCGGCATCTATGACGGCGTCACCGCCTGGATCGGCCAGACCACCGACATCGCCGGCGGCCTGGGCGGCCTGAACGGCTCGATCCTGAACCAGTCGCTGGTCGTCGAGAACAACGCGACGAAGATCGTGTACTTCTCGCCGCGCTTCGCCGGCCTGCAGGTGGGCGCCAGCTACACCCCGCGCAACGACGACTCGCACGCCTCGGTCAACCGCGCCGACCTGACCCCGGTCGCCGCCACCGGCCGCGGCTTCTCGACCACCTTCGAGGATCTGGTCGAAGTCGGTGCCAACTACAGCAACACCTTCGGCGGCGTTTCGCTGAAGGCCAGCGCTGGCTACTACTGGGGCAACGCCGCCGGCACGACCACGGTCGGCGCCAGCGTCGAGGACCTGAACGCCTGGCAGGTTGGCGCCCAGGTTGGCTACGCCGGCTTCTCGCTCGGCGGTTCGTACACCGACTTCGGTGAGTCGGGCCAGATCCAGACCGCGACCTCGGACAACGAGAAGAGCCGCCTCTGGGTTGTCGGCGCTCAGTACACCGCCGGCCCGATCGTCGTCGGTGCCAACTACAAGAACGGCAAGGACGCCGGCAGCCTGTACACCCCGGGCAGCCGCAAGATCGAAGTCTACGAGTTCGGCGCCGGCTACACCGTCGCTCCGGGCCTGACCCTGCAGGCTCAGTACGACTACTTCAAGGCCGACAGCGATCTGAGCACGGCCGCCAACGACCTGGACAACGACGGTCACGTCGTCCTGCTCCGTACGGTCCTGGCGTTCTAA
- a CDS encoding L,D-transpeptidase family protein → MEITVRLEDPPSAGRLDWPGGSFRCVLGRGGIRADKREGDGATPVGRFTLRRVLWRPDRLERPETGLPASPIAPDDGWCDDPADPAYNRPVKRPYAASHEELWREDHVYDVIVVMGHNDDPVVPGLGSAVFMHVARPDRAPTAGCVALPLPDLLRLLKDCAPGTALTVSDPSG, encoded by the coding sequence ATGGAGATCACGGTTCGTCTTGAGGACCCGCCGTCCGCAGGCCGCCTCGACTGGCCCGGCGGGTCGTTCCGCTGCGTGCTGGGCCGCGGCGGCATCCGCGCCGACAAGCGGGAGGGCGACGGCGCCACCCCGGTCGGCCGTTTCACGCTGCGCCGCGTGCTGTGGCGCCCCGACCGGCTGGAGCGGCCCGAGACGGGCCTGCCGGCCTCGCCCATCGCACCCGACGACGGCTGGTGCGACGATCCCGCGGACCCCGCCTACAACCGTCCGGTCAAGCGCCCCTACGCCGCCAGCCATGAAGAGCTGTGGCGCGAGGACCATGTCTACGACGTCATCGTGGTGATGGGGCACAACGACGACCCGGTGGTGCCGGGCCTGGGCAGCGCCGTGTTCATGCATGTGGCGCGGCCCGACCGGGCGCCCACGGCGGGCTGCGTCGCGCTGCCCCTGCCGGACCTGCTGCGTCTTCTCAAGGATTGCGCGCCGGGCACCGCGCTGACCGTGTCGGACCCGTCGGGGTAG
- a CDS encoding YggS family pyridoxal phosphate-dependent enzyme — protein MSASHTDPSDGTVTARLEAVRRSIREGCAAGGRDAGAVTLVAVSKTHPVEAVEEALAAGQRVFGENRVQEAKAKFPALRDRFPDLELHLIGPLQTNKVKDAVALFDVIQTVDRPKLAEALAEEMARSGRRPRCLIEVNTGEEPQKAGIAPAELDAFLAACRDSWKLPVSGLMCIPPVDEEPAMHFALLAEMARRAGLPEVSMGMSGDYETAIRFGATHVRVGTAIFGARPTPAAG, from the coding sequence ATGTCCGCGTCGCACACCGATCCATCAGACGGCACCGTCACGGCCCGGCTGGAGGCCGTCCGCCGGTCCATCCGGGAAGGCTGCGCCGCCGGCGGGCGCGATGCCGGCGCGGTGACCCTGGTCGCCGTCTCCAAGACCCATCCGGTCGAGGCGGTGGAGGAGGCCCTGGCCGCCGGCCAGCGCGTCTTCGGCGAGAACCGCGTGCAGGAGGCCAAGGCGAAGTTCCCCGCGCTGCGCGACCGCTTCCCGGATCTGGAGCTGCACCTGATCGGCCCGCTGCAGACCAACAAGGTCAAGGACGCGGTGGCCCTGTTCGACGTGATCCAGACGGTGGACCGGCCCAAGCTGGCCGAGGCGCTCGCCGAGGAGATGGCGCGCAGCGGGCGCCGCCCGCGGTGCCTGATCGAGGTCAACACCGGCGAGGAGCCGCAGAAGGCCGGCATTGCCCCGGCGGAGCTGGACGCCTTCCTGGCCGCCTGCCGGGACAGCTGGAAGCTGCCGGTGAGCGGCCTGATGTGCATTCCCCCGGTGGACGAGGAGCCGGCGATGCATTTCGCCCTGCTCGCCGAGATGGCCCGCCGCGCCGGCCTGCCCGAGGTCAGCATGGGGATGAGCGGCGATTACGAGACGGCGATCCGCTTCGGCGCCACCCATGTGCGGGTCGGCACGGCGATCTTCGGCGCCCGCCCCACCCCCGCCGCCGGATAG
- the leuS gene encoding leucine--tRNA ligase, whose amino-acid sequence MSRYNVKETEAKWQGEWERQGCFTAREDASREKYYVLEMFPYPSGRIHMGHVRNYTIGDVIARYKRARGFNVLHPMGWDAFGLPAENAALEKKTHPAKWTRENIAAMRAQLKTMGLSIDWDREVATCDVEYYRHEQKMFLDFLKEGLAYRKESWVNWDPVDNTVLANEQVIDGRGWRTGALVEKRKLSQWFLKITAYADELLKGLDTLDRWPERVRLMQENWIGKSTGVRFRFDLVGRTDKLEVFTTRPDTLFGASFAAISANHPLAAELAAGNPALAEFIAECNRMGTSEEAIETAEKRGFDTGLRVTHPFDPSWELPVYVANFVLMEYGTGAIFGCPAHDQRDLDFARKYGLPVTPVVVPADADPATFTVGDEAYTGPGLLRNSRFLDGMEVEPAKQEVGRRLEEQGQGERTTQYRLRDWGVSRQRYWGCPIPVIHCGSCGIVPVPEQDLPVVLPEDVTFDKPGNPLDHHPTWKHTTCPSCGKPAVRETDTFDTFIESSWYFARFCSPKAEDVAFTREAVDYWLSVDQYIGGIEHAVLHLLYSRFWTRAMKQCGYLNVEEPFAGLFTQGMVNHETYKDAGTGAWLAPTDIRRNDLGDYIRNDNDGPVTVGRVEKMSKSKKNVVDPAHIIGTYGADAARLFMLSDSPPERDLEWTEAGIDGAWRYINRLWRMVTESPVALPPADAAKPDAFSAKAEATRRLVHKAIAGISEDLEKFRFNKAVARVRELSNALAELDGTGEGEAWVLREGFEATVRLIAPMMPHLAEELWAQLGHDTLLVNQPWPQADAALVVEDSVTMAVQVNGKLRATLALPRDMAKDAAEQVALADPNVQRALEGKPVRKVIVVPNRVINVVV is encoded by the coding sequence ATGTCGCGTTACAATGTCAAGGAAACCGAAGCGAAGTGGCAGGGCGAGTGGGAGCGGCAGGGCTGCTTCACCGCGCGCGAGGACGCTTCCCGTGAGAAGTACTATGTGCTGGAGATGTTCCCCTACCCGTCGGGGCGCATCCATATGGGGCACGTCCGCAACTACACCATCGGCGACGTGATCGCGCGCTACAAGCGCGCCCGCGGCTTCAACGTGCTGCACCCCATGGGCTGGGACGCCTTCGGCCTGCCGGCGGAGAACGCCGCGCTGGAGAAGAAGACCCACCCGGCCAAATGGACCCGCGAGAACATCGCGGCCATGCGCGCCCAGCTGAAGACGATGGGCCTGTCCATCGACTGGGACCGCGAGGTCGCCACCTGCGACGTGGAGTATTACCGCCACGAGCAGAAGATGTTCCTGGATTTCCTCAAGGAAGGCCTGGCCTACCGCAAGGAGTCCTGGGTCAACTGGGACCCGGTCGACAACACGGTTCTCGCCAACGAGCAGGTGATCGACGGCCGCGGCTGGCGCACCGGCGCTCTGGTCGAGAAGCGCAAGCTGTCGCAGTGGTTCCTCAAGATCACCGCCTACGCCGACGAGCTGTTGAAGGGGCTGGACACGCTGGACCGCTGGCCGGAGCGCGTGCGCCTGATGCAGGAGAACTGGATCGGCAAGTCCACCGGCGTGCGCTTCCGCTTCGACCTCGTCGGGCGGACGGACAAGCTGGAGGTCTTCACGACCCGGCCCGACACGCTGTTCGGCGCGTCCTTCGCGGCGATCTCCGCCAACCATCCGCTGGCCGCCGAGCTGGCCGCCGGCAACCCGGCGCTGGCCGAGTTCATCGCCGAGTGCAACCGCATGGGCACCAGCGAGGAGGCCATCGAGACCGCCGAGAAGCGCGGCTTCGACACCGGCCTGCGGGTGACGCATCCCTTCGACCCGTCCTGGGAGCTGCCGGTCTACGTCGCCAACTTCGTGCTGATGGAATACGGCACGGGCGCCATCTTCGGCTGCCCGGCCCATGACCAGCGCGACCTGGACTTCGCCCGCAAGTACGGCCTGCCGGTCACGCCGGTGGTCGTTCCGGCGGACGCCGATCCCGCCACCTTCACCGTCGGCGACGAGGCCTACACCGGCCCCGGCCTGCTGCGCAATTCGCGCTTCCTCGACGGGATGGAGGTCGAACCGGCCAAGCAGGAGGTCGGCAGGCGTCTGGAGGAGCAGGGGCAGGGCGAGCGCACCACCCAGTACCGCCTGCGCGACTGGGGCGTCTCCCGCCAGCGTTACTGGGGCTGCCCCATCCCGGTCATCCACTGCGGCAGCTGCGGCATCGTCCCGGTCCCCGAGCAGGATCTGCCGGTCGTGCTGCCGGAGGACGTGACCTTCGACAAGCCCGGCAATCCGCTGGACCACCACCCGACCTGGAAGCACACGACCTGCCCGAGCTGCGGCAAGCCGGCGGTGCGCGAGACGGACACCTTCGACACCTTCATCGAGTCGAGCTGGTATTTCGCCCGCTTCTGCTCGCCCAAGGCCGAGGACGTCGCCTTCACGCGCGAGGCGGTGGATTACTGGCTGTCCGTGGACCAGTACATCGGCGGCATCGAGCACGCCGTGCTGCACCTGCTCTACTCCCGCTTCTGGACGCGGGCGATGAAGCAGTGCGGCTACCTGAACGTGGAGGAGCCCTTCGCCGGCCTCTTCACCCAGGGCATGGTCAACCACGAGACCTACAAGGACGCCGGCACCGGCGCCTGGCTGGCCCCGACCGACATCCGCAGGAACGATCTCGGCGACTACATCCGCAACGACAACGACGGCCCGGTGACGGTCGGCCGCGTCGAGAAGATGTCGAAGTCGAAGAAGAACGTGGTGGACCCGGCGCACATCATCGGCACCTACGGCGCCGACGCGGCCCGCCTGTTCATGCTGTCCGACAGCCCGCCGGAACGCGACCTGGAATGGACCGAAGCCGGCATCGACGGCGCCTGGCGCTACATCAACCGCCTGTGGCGGATGGTGACGGAATCGCCGGTCGCGCTGCCGCCCGCCGACGCCGCGAAGCCGGACGCCTTCAGCGCCAAGGCCGAGGCCACCCGCCGTCTGGTCCACAAGGCCATCGCCGGCATCTCGGAGGACCTGGAGAAGTTCCGCTTCAACAAGGCGGTGGCCCGCGTGCGCGAGCTGTCCAACGCGCTCGCGGAGCTGGACGGGACGGGCGAGGGCGAGGCCTGGGTGCTGCGCGAAGGCTTCGAGGCCACCGTGCGGCTGATCGCCCCGATGATGCCCCATTTGGCGGAAGAGCTGTGGGCGCAGCTCGGTCACGACACGCTGCTCGTCAACCAGCCCTGGCCGCAGGCCGACGCGGCCCTGGTGGTCGAGGACTCGGTCACCATGGCCGTCCAGGTCAACGGCAAGCTGCGCGCCACGCTGGCGCTGCCGCGAGACATGGCCAAGGACGCCGCGGAGCAGGTGGCCCTGGCCGATCCCAACGTCCAGCGCGCCCTGGAGGGCAAGCCGGTGCGCAAGGTCATCGTCGTCCCGAACCGGGTGATCAATGTCGTCGTCTGA
- the ribA gene encoding GTP cyclohydrolase II: MYADAPSDSAPPEAVLPMDEAAMRAVDRATAALRRGEAVAIETADGSVGAAVSVESVAIDAVQRLVQLTGAAPVLAVTRRRATVLKLMGEGTGVVALSLPRCLTADEAHALADPEHRPDGAMPEGLTATAMDPGSRETAAVDLARLARLLPAAIVAPATGHTTAGHSGSAAEWAAKHDLLLVRARDIADYRVHVVRTLRRVAEARVPLSGAENTSIAAFRPIDGGPEHLAIIVGNPVAGEPVLARLHSECFTGDLLGSLRCDCGQQLRGAIAEIARQGSGVLLYLAQEGRGIGLVNKLRAYRIQDRGFDTVDANEILGFEADERVYLPAAEMLRQLGFTAVRLMTNNPEKLRQLARCGIEVVERVPHIFPANGHNEGYLRTKAERSGHMF; this comes from the coding sequence ATGTACGCCGACGCCCCTTCCGACTCCGCCCCGCCCGAAGCCGTCCTGCCCATGGACGAAGCCGCCATGCGCGCGGTGGACCGGGCCACGGCCGCCCTGCGCCGGGGCGAGGCCGTCGCCATCGAGACCGCCGACGGCAGCGTCGGCGCCGCGGTGTCGGTGGAATCCGTGGCGATCGACGCCGTGCAGCGGCTGGTGCAGCTGACCGGCGCCGCGCCGGTTCTGGCCGTCACCCGCCGCCGCGCCACGGTGCTGAAGCTGATGGGCGAGGGGACGGGCGTCGTCGCCCTGTCGCTTCCCCGCTGCCTGACCGCGGACGAGGCCCACGCGCTGGCCGACCCCGAGCACCGCCCGGACGGAGCGATGCCGGAGGGCCTGACCGCCACCGCCATGGACCCCGGTTCGCGGGAGACCGCGGCGGTGGACCTCGCCCGGCTGGCGCGGCTGCTGCCGGCGGCCATCGTCGCCCCCGCTACGGGACACACGACTGCCGGCCACAGCGGCAGCGCCGCGGAGTGGGCGGCGAAGCACGACCTGCTGCTGGTCCGCGCCCGCGACATCGCCGACTACCGCGTCCATGTGGTGCGCACGCTGCGCCGTGTGGCCGAGGCGCGCGTCCCGCTGTCCGGCGCCGAGAACACCAGCATCGCCGCCTTCCGCCCCATCGACGGCGGGCCGGAGCATCTGGCGATCATCGTCGGCAACCCGGTGGCGGGCGAGCCGGTGCTGGCCCGCCTGCATTCGGAATGCTTCACCGGCGACCTGCTGGGCAGCTTGCGCTGCGACTGCGGCCAGCAGCTGCGCGGCGCCATCGCCGAGATCGCCCGGCAGGGCAGCGGCGTCCTGCTTTATCTGGCGCAGGAGGGGCGCGGGATCGGCCTCGTCAACAAGCTGCGCGCCTACCGCATCCAGGACCGCGGCTTCGACACGGTGGACGCCAACGAGATCCTCGGCTTCGAGGCGGACGAGCGGGTCTATCTGCCGGCGGCGGAGATGCTGCGGCAGCTGGGCTTCACCGCCGTGCGGCTGATGACCAACAACCCGGAGAAGCTGCGCCAGCTCGCCCGCTGCGGGATCGAGGTGGTCGAACGCGTTCCCCACATCTTCCCGGCCAACGGCCACAACGAAGGCTATCTGCGCACCAAGGCGGAGCGCAGCGGGCACATGTTCTGA
- a CDS encoding glycosyl transferase, with amino-acid sequence MADQPALHLLLPANRAPDGYAERMALALEAQGQPVLRQALPGDYPRLDPSAVLAADIALSRLPDGARVLVDGGALPGLAAALAMDSRRLRLVALVERLLWPEPGLTEEAAAARRHLEQGALALMRAVAVPDAATARAVADLGLAPETAIVLSPDTAGAVRLGGLWGA; translated from the coding sequence ATGGCGGACCAGCCGGCCCTGCATCTCCTCCTCCCCGCCAACCGGGCGCCGGACGGCTACGCGGAGCGCATGGCGCTGGCGCTGGAGGCGCAGGGACAGCCCGTCCTGCGGCAGGCCCTGCCGGGCGATTACCCGCGGCTCGATCCCTCGGCGGTGCTGGCGGCGGACATCGCGCTGTCGCGCCTGCCGGACGGCGCGCGCGTGCTGGTGGACGGCGGCGCCCTGCCCGGCCTCGCCGCCGCCCTGGCGATGGACAGCCGGCGCCTGAGGCTCGTCGCGCTGGTGGAACGGCTGCTCTGGCCGGAGCCCGGCCTGACCGAGGAGGCCGCCGCCGCCCGCCGCCATCTGGAGCAGGGCGCGCTGGCGCTGATGCGCGCCGTCGCCGTGCCGGACGCCGCGACGGCGCGGGCGGTGGCGGACCTCGGCCTCGCCCCGGAGACGGCGATCGTCCTTTCCCCGGACACCGCCGGGGCCGTCCGGCTGGGCGGATTGTGGGGCGCCTGA
- the holA gene encoding DNA polymerase III subunit delta, whose amino-acid sequence MKLQARAIDGFLRSPDPKIRAVLLYGPDTGLVRDRAMGLGRTVVADLSDPFRVTEMLGRAVADDPARLADEAAALSFTGGRRLIRVREAEDNVTAAFTAFLGNLPPGDSLVLVEAGDLGNRSKLRTLFEGADGAVAIPCYVEEEAALGRVIADILHGHGLTADPDALTFLAGNLVGDRMVARGEVEKLALYMGAETRVRLEDAQACVGDSAALSLDEPIWAAAEGDFATLDRSLARLFAEGMSPVPILRAAQRHFQRLQLVAGQVAAGKSADAAVEALRPPVFFKMKPRLTGQARRWPAPLVRQALERLVEAEADCKRTNMPDQTLCARVLFQLASLARR is encoded by the coding sequence GTGAAGCTGCAAGCCCGGGCGATCGACGGCTTCCTGCGCAGCCCCGATCCCAAGATCCGCGCGGTCCTGCTCTACGGTCCCGACACCGGCCTGGTGCGCGACCGCGCCATGGGGCTGGGCCGCACCGTGGTCGCCGACCTGTCCGATCCCTTCCGGGTGACCGAGATGCTGGGCCGCGCCGTCGCCGACGATCCGGCGCGGCTGGCCGACGAGGCGGCCGCCCTGTCCTTCACCGGCGGACGCCGCCTGATCCGCGTGCGCGAGGCGGAGGACAACGTCACCGCCGCCTTCACCGCTTTCCTGGGCAACCTGCCGCCCGGCGACAGCCTCGTCCTCGTCGAGGCCGGCGACCTCGGCAACCGGTCGAAGCTGCGCACCCTGTTCGAAGGGGCGGACGGCGCCGTCGCCATTCCCTGCTATGTGGAGGAGGAGGCCGCGCTCGGCCGGGTCATCGCCGACATCCTGCATGGCCATGGCCTGACCGCCGATCCCGACGCGCTGACCTTCCTCGCCGGCAATCTGGTCGGCGACCGCATGGTGGCGCGCGGCGAGGTGGAGAAGCTGGCGCTCTACATGGGCGCGGAGACGCGTGTCCGGCTGGAGGATGCCCAGGCCTGCGTCGGCGACAGCGCGGCCCTGTCGCTCGACGAACCGATCTGGGCGGCGGCGGAGGGCGATTTCGCGACTCTCGACCGCTCGCTGGCCCGCCTGTTCGCCGAGGGCATGTCCCCCGTGCCGATCCTGCGCGCCGCCCAGCGCCATTTCCAGCGCCTGCAGCTGGTCGCCGGGCAGGTGGCGGCCGGCAAGTCGGCGGACGCCGCGGTGGAGGCGCTGCGCCCGCCGGTGTTCTTCAAGATGAAACCGCGGCTGACCGGTCAGGCCCGCCGCTGGCCGGCGCCGCTGGTCCGTCAGGCGCTGGAGCGTCTGGTCGAGGCCGAGGCGGACTGCAAGCGCACCAACATGCCCGACCAGACGCTCTGCGCCCGCGTCCTCTTCCAGCTCGCCTCGCTGGCGCGGCGCTGA